One genomic region from Deltaproteobacteria bacterium encodes:
- a CDS encoding GNAT family N-acetyltransferase, producing MIGPVPPARTRQLEALLLEDVSPQMLTLGLLQAEGPSHFQACIQDDAVVGIFYLGQDGVAVTAAVKSRAAAMEIGEALRRRELRRLLGTQLAVAGVMAGLERNGVPKVELRLHQVTPDDMGPYVNPSLRKATGADLPDLLQSLEMAAAEEQEQGLSITPELTGAEMDRLREQITRGRIWLVDIPDQPGEIAFRVEVEAESRHGAHLGGIYTHPDARGRGLASLCMGQLARHMLARMPRLSAFVPTSNPAAQRVVRKVGFGPGVTWTQVELG from the coding sequence ATGATCGGCCCGGTCCCCCCCGCACGAACCCGGCAGCTGGAGGCGCTGCTGCTCGAGGACGTCTCGCCGCAGATGCTGACCCTCGGTCTGCTGCAGGCCGAGGGCCCCTCCCACTTCCAGGCCTGCATCCAGGACGACGCCGTGGTCGGAATTTTTTACCTCGGTCAGGACGGGGTGGCGGTGACGGCGGCGGTGAAGAGCCGGGCGGCGGCCATGGAGATCGGTGAGGCCCTGCGCAGGCGGGAGCTCCGCCGGCTGCTCGGCACCCAGCTGGCGGTGGCCGGGGTGATGGCGGGCCTGGAGCGCAACGGCGTGCCGAAGGTCGAGCTGCGCCTGCACCAGGTGACCCCGGACGACATGGGGCCCTACGTGAACCCCTCCCTGCGCAAGGCGACCGGCGCGGATCTGCCCGACCTGCTGCAGTCCCTCGAGATGGCCGCGGCCGAGGAGCAGGAGCAGGGCCTCTCGATCACCCCCGAGCTCACGGGCGCCGAGATGGACCGGCTGCGCGAGCAGATCACCCGCGGGCGGATCTGGCTGGTGGACATCCCGGATCAGCCCGGCGAGATCGCCTTCCGGGTGGAGGTGGAGGCGGAGAGCCGCCACGGCGCGCACCTCGGCGGCATCTACACGCACCCGGACGCGCGCGGACGGGGCCTGGCCTCCCTCTGCATGGGGCAGCTGGCCCGGCACATGCTGGCCCGGATGCCCCGGCTCTCGGCCTTCGTGCCGACCAGCAACCCGGCCGCCCAGCGGGTGGTCCGCAAGGTGGGCTTCGGCCCCGGCGTCACCTGGACCCAGGTCGAGCTCGGCTAG
- a CDS encoding dicarboxylate/amino acid:cation symporter, whose amino-acid sequence MRRSRLHIWILLGMVLGAGWGTALNRVHFETFEEEARAEVLGPAWTAPEAMARQKQVQGAIDARFEATFFGGAAYGLAALFLALLKMVVIPLVLFSLVCGVVGLKDFGRLGKIGLKTGAWYLTTSLLAILTGLLLVNLLGPGRGLTLPLPGGEAAPVTEGAGFWKMIVEMVPANVVQAMAEFDLLSVIVFAIFFGIFLLKLPEEKRAPVERFFEGAFAVMLEMTSFIIKLAPLGIAALIARLVASTGPSVFVDLMGYVGTVGLALALHAFVTLPSLIWLATRRNPFRVMQAMSPALLTAFSTASSSGTLPVTMERLERGVGVSNKVSSFVLPLGATVNMDGTALYECVATLFVAQVFATAHPEFALGFGAQLTIVTLALLVSIGAAGIPHAGLVMMVIIFEAVGLPLELTALLWAVDRPLDMMRTAVNVWSDSSGATVVAHVEGEIGTPELHGGPSRA is encoded by the coding sequence ATGCGCCGCAGCCGCCTCCACATCTGGATCCTGCTCGGCATGGTCCTCGGGGCCGGCTGGGGGACCGCCCTGAACCGCGTCCACTTCGAGACCTTCGAGGAGGAGGCGCGGGCCGAGGTCCTCGGCCCCGCCTGGACGGCGCCCGAGGCGATGGCCCGGCAGAAGCAGGTGCAGGGGGCGATCGACGCCCGCTTCGAGGCGACCTTCTTCGGGGGCGCCGCCTACGGCCTGGCGGCCCTCTTCCTCGCCCTCCTGAAGATGGTGGTGATCCCGCTGGTCCTCTTCTCCCTCGTCTGCGGAGTGGTGGGCCTGAAGGACTTCGGCCGCCTCGGCAAGATCGGCCTGAAGACCGGCGCCTGGTACCTGACGACCAGCCTGCTGGCGATCCTCACCGGCCTGCTGCTGGTGAACCTCCTCGGACCGGGGCGCGGCCTGACCCTGCCCCTGCCGGGCGGCGAGGCGGCCCCCGTCACCGAGGGCGCCGGCTTCTGGAAGATGATCGTGGAGATGGTCCCGGCGAACGTCGTGCAGGCGATGGCCGAGTTCGATCTCCTCTCGGTGATCGTCTTCGCCATCTTCTTCGGGATCTTCCTGCTCAAGCTCCCGGAGGAGAAGCGGGCGCCGGTGGAGCGCTTCTTCGAGGGCGCCTTCGCCGTGATGCTGGAGATGACCTCCTTCATCATCAAGCTCGCCCCCCTCGGCATCGCCGCCCTCATCGCCCGCCTGGTGGCGAGCACCGGCCCCTCGGTCTTCGTGGACCTGATGGGCTACGTGGGCACCGTCGGCCTGGCCCTCGCCCTCCACGCCTTCGTCACCCTCCCCTCGCTGATCTGGCTGGCCACCCGCCGGAACCCCTTCCGGGTGATGCAGGCCATGAGCCCGGCCCTGCTGACCGCCTTCTCGACCGCCTCCTCCAGCGGAACCCTGCCGGTGACGATGGAGCGCCTGGAGCGGGGGGTCGGCGTCAGCAACAAGGTCTCGAGCTTCGTCCTGCCCCTGGGCGCCACCGTGAACATGGACGGCACCGCCCTCTACGAGTGCGTCGCCACCCTCTTCGTCGCCCAGGTCTTCGCCACCGCGCATCCCGAGTTCGCCCTGGGCTTCGGCGCTCAGCTGACCATCGTGACCCTCGCCCTGCTGGTGAGCATCGGCGCCGCCGGGATCCCCCACGCCGGCCTGGTGATGATGGTCATCATCTTCGAGGCGGTGGGGCTCCCCCTCGAGCTGACCGCCCTGCTCTGGGCCGTGGATCGTCCGCTCGACATGATGCGGACGGCGGTGAATGTGTGGAGTGATTCTTCGGGGGCGACGGTGGTGGCGCATGTGGAAGGGGAGATCGGAACTCCGGAGCTCCACGGGGGTCCATCCAGAGCATGA
- the spoVG gene encoding septation regulator SpoVG: protein MEITEVRIFPVQEDRLKAYVTITLDGCFVVRDLKVVKGHGGLFVAMPAKRRKDGTFKDIAHPLNTETRAWMEKAILDAYYEESGDQDGDED, encoded by the coding sequence ATGGAAATCACTGAAGTCAGGATCTTCCCGGTCCAGGAGGATCGCCTGAAGGCCTACGTCACCATCACTCTCGATGGCTGCTTCGTGGTCCGGGACCTGAAGGTCGTGAAGGGACATGGCGGACTCTTCGTCGCCATGCCCGCCAAGCGCCGCAAGGACGGAACGTTCAAGGACATCGCCCACCCGCTCAACACCGAGACCCGCGCCTGGATGGAGAAGGCCATCCTCGACGCCTACTACGAGGAGTCGGGCGACCAGGACGGGGACGAGGACTAG